A portion of the Oxynema aestuarii AP17 genome contains these proteins:
- the rppB gene encoding two-component system sensor histidine kinase RppB — protein sequence MNPHPLFQKTRWRLACWYAGVMGIILSLSGFGVYEAIAHAHRMTLDRELESVAGTLHDTLETVLETPGQLESDALRFLPELCLSGVSCAIAPGKEPILGSLTQNHYYLRLLDRSGRPIAVAGVLPEGLQIPPPQVRWQTIADPTATGRYHQLSQMLHTRDGQNWGYLQLGRSLEEWDNYLRAVRIVLILGLPVALGFTVVAGWILAGVAMQPIYHSYRHIQQFTADAAHELRTPLAAIRATVETTLRSPVLNENDARETLNSVERQNLRLSALVTDLLLLSRLDRQQAPEKRQRCSLDDSISDVVEELAPLAIAAEVQLRAQFNGDLPCDVWGHESQLYRVLSNLVANAIQYTPAGGEVVVKLDSTPHWAIVRVVDTGIGIPPEQRGRIFDRFYRVRNDRSRHTGGSGLGLAIVRAIVQSHQGTIDVESAIGRGSTFTLKLPRDRKTAAISSQFHPCLTE from the coding sequence ATGAATCCCCATCCCTTATTCCAAAAAACGCGCTGGCGGTTGGCGTGTTGGTATGCCGGAGTTATGGGAATCATCTTGAGTTTGTCCGGGTTTGGGGTTTACGAGGCGATCGCCCACGCCCATCGGATGACCCTCGATCGCGAATTGGAATCGGTCGCGGGAACCTTGCACGACACCTTAGAAACGGTATTAGAAACTCCAGGACAGCTAGAAAGCGACGCCCTGAGATTTTTACCGGAACTGTGCCTGAGTGGGGTTTCGTGCGCGATCGCCCCCGGAAAAGAACCGATTCTCGGATCCCTGACCCAAAATCACTACTATTTGCGCCTGCTCGATCGGTCAGGAAGACCGATCGCCGTCGCCGGAGTGCTACCGGAAGGCTTGCAGATCCCGCCACCGCAGGTCCGATGGCAGACGATCGCCGATCCGACCGCGACGGGGCGCTATCACCAACTCTCACAAATGCTGCACACCCGCGACGGCCAAAATTGGGGATACTTGCAATTGGGGCGATCGCTCGAAGAATGGGACAACTACCTGCGGGCCGTCCGCATCGTCCTCATCCTCGGTTTACCCGTCGCCCTCGGCTTTACCGTCGTCGCCGGATGGATTCTCGCCGGAGTGGCGATGCAACCGATTTACCACTCCTACCGCCACATCCAACAATTTACCGCCGATGCGGCCCACGAACTGCGAACGCCCCTCGCCGCCATTCGCGCCACTGTCGAAACCACCTTGCGATCGCCCGTTTTGAACGAAAACGACGCCCGCGAAACCCTCAACAGCGTCGAACGGCAAAACCTGAGACTGTCCGCCTTAGTGACCGATTTACTGTTGCTCTCGCGACTCGATCGCCAACAAGCACCGGAAAAACGACAACGGTGCAGCCTCGACGACTCGATCTCCGACGTGGTCGAAGAACTCGCCCCGTTGGCGATCGCCGCCGAGGTGCAATTGCGCGCCCAATTCAACGGGGATCTCCCCTGTGACGTCTGGGGTCACGAATCCCAACTGTATCGAGTGCTGTCCAACTTGGTCGCCAATGCGATTCAATATACCCCCGCCGGGGGCGAAGTCGTCGTGAAGCTAGACAGTACCCCCCACTGGGCGATCGTCCGGGTCGTCGATACGGGAATCGGTATTCCTCCCGAACAACGAGGGCGCATTTTCGATCGCTTCTACCGGGTTCGCAACGATCGCTCCCGCCATACCGGAGGATCGGGATTGGGATTGGCGATCGTGCGGGCGATCGTTCAAAGTCACCAGGGGACGATCGACGTGGAAAGCGCCATCGGTCGAGGGAGTACCTTTACATTGAAATTACCCCGCGATCGCAAAACGGCGGCGATTTCATCGCAATTTCATCCTTGTTTGACAGAATAG
- a CDS encoding F510_1955 family glycosylhydrolase has protein sequence MNHSCFFRIARSTAIALFAGTLTLGCSPRPELQTFYPAPMPSPSVPATPTRSPAELAALTRAPNWQQDNHVHALGVDPDNPEVLYIATHYGLVRRSEDGQWYWVGDDRSDYMGFAVDPGDRDRFYMSGHPPTGGNLGFRVTENRGKDWKTESMSGVDFHAIAVAPADPKTIYGWATSGEVGFFVSRDRGQTWTELRPIGLEEMPFNLIVDPARPDRVFATTRAGLYQSNNSGRNWALVPNTDTAPIVGLAVLEDGTESTLYGYRLLDSAPGLYRSNNGGQTWETFGEGIEGIVVHLVQAPGNSQILYAANQDNGIFQSRDRGATWTAIATP, from the coding sequence ATGAACCACTCTTGTTTCTTTCGGATCGCCCGCTCGACGGCGATCGCCCTGTTCGCCGGAACTCTTACCCTGGGATGTTCGCCACGTCCCGAACTGCAGACGTTTTATCCGGCGCCGATGCCTTCTCCCTCGGTCCCGGCGACGCCGACGCGATCGCCCGCCGAACTCGCAGCACTGACCCGCGCCCCCAACTGGCAGCAGGACAACCACGTTCACGCCCTCGGCGTCGATCCGGACAATCCCGAAGTTCTCTACATTGCCACTCATTACGGCTTGGTACGACGCAGCGAAGACGGACAGTGGTATTGGGTCGGCGACGATCGCTCGGATTATATGGGATTTGCCGTGGATCCGGGCGATCGCGACCGCTTTTATATGAGCGGACACCCGCCGACCGGAGGGAATTTGGGATTTCGAGTCACCGAGAATCGCGGTAAAGATTGGAAAACCGAGTCGATGTCCGGAGTAGATTTCCACGCGATCGCCGTCGCCCCGGCAGATCCGAAAACGATTTACGGATGGGCGACCTCCGGAGAAGTCGGCTTTTTCGTTTCCCGCGATCGCGGTCAAACCTGGACCGAACTGCGACCGATCGGCTTGGAAGAGATGCCCTTTAATTTAATCGTGGATCCCGCTCGCCCGGATCGGGTATTTGCTACGACCCGGGCGGGATTGTACCAAAGCAATAATAGCGGTCGCAACTGGGCGTTAGTCCCCAACACCGACACGGCGCCGATCGTCGGTCTCGCCGTTCTCGAAGACGGGACGGAAAGTACCCTCTACGGCTATCGCTTGCTCGACTCGGCTCCGGGACTGTATCGCAGTAACAATGGCGGTCAAACTTGGGAAACCTTCGGGGAAGGCATTGAAGGCATCGTCGTGCATTTGGTGCAGGCGCCGGGAAATTCCCAAATCCTTTATGCCGCGAACCAGGACAATGGTATCTTCCAATCGAGAGATCGCGGCGCCACCTGGACGGCGATCGCGACTCCCTAG
- a CDS encoding NB-ARC domain-containing protein, translating to MMSLDSKYQEFLDAQAKHHALSHAEWEALNLAVTGHEISAIAEQLHVRPEAIRQRLSQIYQKFNIQGRGPVKLAKLQKLLQQRYQEHCIAREAELGSCCCDRLGSAIPQDWGNAPDLSSFYGREAELATLKRWIVGDRCRSISILGLGGIGKTSLAIAAVKEVLEAGNFDTLIWRSLSHAPTPETLLDDLLLRFYPETFDPPAAIATKMTLVIEGLRSRRCLIVLDDVETILRPGDRLGRYQSGYEVYGQLFQRVGESPHQSTFLILSQEKLREISLLAGPNQPVRLLKLDGLKLEDARQLLQEKHLSGQPEHWQELIDNYRGNPLALKIVATTIQEVFGCSVDRFIKYKTLVIKDLFLEVLERQFERLSPLEQKIVFYLAQNQYPHSLEQIHLQMKTTNLSHSDLIEPLESLSGRSLIEKTKNHETHEPLFTLQPVIRKYAIKYHLAEMEVSESEGAAIEPTRL from the coding sequence ATGATGTCCCTCGACTCCAAATACCAGGAATTTCTCGACGCACAGGCCAAACATCACGCTTTATCTCATGCGGAATGGGAAGCCCTCAATTTAGCCGTAACAGGTCACGAAATTAGTGCCATTGCCGAACAACTGCACGTCCGACCGGAAGCGATCCGCCAGCGACTGAGTCAAATCTACCAAAAATTTAACATTCAAGGACGCGGCCCGGTCAAACTGGCGAAACTGCAAAAACTCCTGCAGCAGCGCTACCAAGAACATTGTATCGCCCGCGAAGCGGAACTAGGAAGTTGCTGCTGCGATCGCCTCGGGAGCGCCATTCCCCAGGATTGGGGCAACGCGCCCGATCTGAGTAGCTTTTACGGACGCGAGGCGGAACTGGCCACTCTAAAGCGCTGGATCGTTGGCGATCGCTGTCGCTCGATCTCCATTTTAGGACTGGGTGGCATCGGTAAAACCAGCTTGGCGATCGCCGCCGTCAAAGAAGTTCTCGAAGCGGGAAACTTCGACACGCTCATTTGGCGATCGCTCTCCCACGCACCGACCCCAGAAACTTTACTCGACGACCTGTTGCTGCGTTTCTATCCAGAAACCTTCGATCCGCCTGCGGCGATCGCCACCAAAATGACCCTCGTCATCGAAGGGTTGCGATCGCGGCGCTGCTTAATCGTCTTGGACGACGTCGAAACCATTTTACGCCCTGGCGACCGTCTCGGACGCTACCAAAGCGGCTACGAGGTCTACGGACAACTGTTTCAACGCGTCGGAGAATCGCCCCATCAAAGTACCTTCCTGATTCTCTCTCAAGAAAAACTGCGAGAAATCTCCTTACTCGCCGGACCGAATCAACCGGTGCGCTTGCTCAAACTCGACGGACTCAAACTCGAAGATGCCCGACAATTGCTCCAGGAAAAACACCTGAGCGGACAACCGGAACATTGGCAAGAGTTAATCGATAATTATCGCGGCAATCCCCTCGCTTTAAAAATTGTCGCCACGACGATTCAAGAAGTGTTTGGTTGCAGCGTGGATCGCTTTATAAAATACAAAACCTTGGTGATTAAAGACCTGTTTCTCGAAGTACTCGAACGACAATTCGAGCGTTTATCTCCCTTGGAACAAAAAATTGTTTTTTATTTAGCACAGAATCAATATCCGCATTCTTTAGAACAAATTCACCTGCAAATGAAAACCACGAACTTGAGTCATTCCGACTTAATCGAACCGTTGGAATCCCTAAGCGGGCGATCGCTGATCGAAAAAACCAAAAATCACGAAACCCACGAACCCCTGTTTACCCTCCAACCCGTGATTCGCAAATATGCGATCAAATACCACCTCGCCGAAATGGAAGTCAGCGAGAGTGAGGGCGCCGCGATCGAACCGACCCGGTTATAA
- a CDS encoding serine/threonine-protein kinase, producing the protein MKYCINPACQHRQNSDAALSCQGCGTDLLVGGRYRLLQPLRSLEGHYPTELFEVDDRGTPKVMKVLVQRRPEAIEMFEREALTLQSIQAPGIPRVELDGFFSVSLPDSTRPVYCLVMEKIDGETLEQWSARWGKLPQRLALNWLRQLIAILDLLHGNGCFHRDIKPSNIILQPDGQLALIDFGSVRNVTDTYLAKLKGGLAVTSVISGGYTPPEQIEGKALPQSDFFALGRTFVHLLTGQSPVDLPSNPKTGRLIWRDRAEQVSKPLADFIDELMAPLPRQRPQDTASIRRYLSRRGLWLHSILGMLRSPQMKYSLLGLLAFALLYRFSFPTQAQYYYDRGLEAYRQKEYERARHYYEQALEFHPTDPKIYNNLGLLCAKEFDWACAQENYQKALDLNPDNPFTQYNLGGLYDDSGNFEQAERLYRLASESPNPVTAHALSDLARMHILQGDTEAAIALSERGLKATDRPKVRAALYKNLGWAFWIENDYARAESHLRAAIAANPERSDSYCLLAQVLEAQGDRDPPLMYWQNCLKQNPRIQLDLLAWQTLARQRLNQARGDR; encoded by the coding sequence GTGAAATACTGTATCAATCCAGCCTGTCAACACCGTCAAAATTCCGATGCTGCCCTATCCTGTCAGGGATGCGGCACCGATTTGCTCGTGGGCGGACGCTATCGCCTGCTCCAGCCATTGCGATCGCTCGAAGGTCATTACCCCACGGAACTGTTCGAGGTAGACGATCGCGGTACCCCCAAAGTAATGAAAGTGCTGGTACAACGGCGCCCGGAAGCGATCGAGATGTTCGAGCGCGAAGCCCTGACCTTACAATCCATCCAGGCTCCGGGGATTCCTCGGGTGGAACTCGACGGCTTCTTTAGCGTCTCCCTCCCCGACAGCACGCGCCCGGTGTACTGCTTGGTCATGGAAAAAATCGACGGCGAAACCCTAGAGCAGTGGTCCGCGCGTTGGGGCAAACTCCCCCAACGCCTCGCCCTCAACTGGCTCAGACAGCTCATCGCCATTTTAGATTTACTGCACGGGAACGGCTGCTTTCACCGCGATATCAAACCCTCGAATATTATTTTGCAACCGGACGGTCAACTGGCGTTGATCGACTTCGGTTCCGTTCGCAACGTCACCGATACCTACCTGGCGAAACTCAAAGGTGGACTCGCCGTGACCAGCGTCATTTCCGGCGGCTATACCCCACCGGAACAAATCGAAGGGAAAGCCCTCCCTCAATCGGATTTTTTCGCCCTCGGGCGCACCTTCGTCCACTTGCTTACAGGTCAATCCCCCGTCGATTTACCCTCCAATCCCAAAACGGGGAGGCTGATTTGGCGCGATCGCGCCGAACAGGTTTCCAAACCCCTCGCGGATTTTATTGACGAGTTGATGGCGCCGTTGCCCCGCCAGCGCCCTCAAGATACCGCCAGTATCAGACGTTACTTGAGCCGTCGGGGTTTGTGGCTGCATAGTATATTGGGGATGCTGCGATCGCCCCAGATGAAATATAGCCTTCTCGGACTGTTGGCCTTCGCGCTCTTGTATCGGTTCTCTTTCCCTACCCAAGCGCAATATTACTACGATCGCGGTCTCGAAGCCTACCGACAGAAAGAGTACGAACGCGCCCGCCATTATTACGAACAAGCCCTTGAATTCCATCCTACCGATCCGAAAATTTATAATAATTTAGGATTGTTGTGCGCTAAGGAATTTGACTGGGCTTGCGCTCAAGAAAACTATCAAAAAGCCTTGGATCTCAATCCAGACAATCCATTCACTCAGTATAATTTGGGGGGACTTTACGACGATTCCGGCAACTTCGAGCAAGCCGAACGCTTGTACCGTCTTGCTAGCGAATCCCCCAATCCGGTGACCGCCCACGCCTTGAGCGATTTAGCGCGGATGCACATTTTACAAGGGGATACCGAAGCGGCGATCGCCTTGAGCGAACGGGGGTTAAAAGCAACCGACCGTCCTAAAGTTAGGGCGGCATTATATAAAAATCTAGGTTGGGCGTTCTGGATCGAAAACGATTACGCCCGCGCCGAATCGCACCTGCGAGCGGCGATCGCCGCCAACCCCGAACGGAGCGACAGTTACTGTTTGCTCGCCCAAGTTCTCGAAGCTCAAGGCGATCGCGACCCCCCCCTCATGTATTGGCAAAATTGCCTAAAGCAGAACCCCCGCATTCAATTAGACCTGCTCGCTTGGCAAACCCTCGCCCGCCAACGACTGAACCAGGCGCGAGGCGATCGTTAA
- a CDS encoding CHAT domain-containing protein: MLEPWLERRGCARIRSISIAGGTALFLWTIFGEGMTQRAIALPFVPNPLTSELLRVQTIAPSSQWRRQARLLTREGHQYFARGNYQKALELWQEAERLYRQLGDRDGIVGSQINQSVVFQTQGQYRRACKVLVGILPIEGGDLLCEAQTEDGFELACTESHCGLSTAIEKLALQNLGEILREIGKLKASETVLQQALKLARSWSSGREIAIIELSLANTQRARYNRQRSFYDRTEQSSDRIKAIELGKGTLERYRRIGRRENEWESANGTRSQALFNALSLLVEIAEWLKEEGAGQDDNAILTQEWRQLDAQIEPTVEQLVADPLLFSGLSAIEEIYARLNFAHTLMQWGDRQYSREAIAQIELALGASRQLNHTQTEIYASGLMGMFYQKHSNLNLAREWTERAVVLSEAIAAPELSYRWQQQLGNIAYSLGEIPMAIAAYEMAVEQVEQVRQDLLSLEREVQFSFQETVRDIYEDYIFVLLKWEPFEDRLATVAQLIDRFGLAELENFLGCDLSIESQPDSDLQDNPAAILYAIVLEKYNSIAIVVKVPDASERQFYYYSVPWQAVKRQIKSLNFFIEEYSLNPRINQEQIAKAARELYQLLIQPTRDLLPDSGTLVFVTDSLLQTIPMAMLQDEQGQYLIEKYSLAFSLRSQLDSNPPPTSSEPRGLLAGVRNGPSFGTNFDELPAVKRELQEVQAEIGDSKILLDEDFTRDAFEKQINHADFSIVHIATHGEFSSDPQKTFILAFDDPINVRQFDRFVRRRIESSLFPIDLLVLSACETAKSDRRGGLGLAGVAVQAGARSTLASLWKVADGSTALFMREFYRHWRQSNLTKAEALRQTQLTFLHDPQYRDQNYHLPYYWAAFILAGDWH, from the coding sequence ATGCTAGAACCTTGGCTGGAGCGTCGGGGGTGCGCTAGGATACGTTCTATTTCGATCGCGGGAGGAACCGCCCTGTTCCTCTGGACAATTTTTGGCGAAGGAATGACTCAACGCGCGATCGCATTGCCGTTCGTCCCGAACCCGCTCACTTCGGAACTGCTTCGGGTGCAAACGATCGCGCCGTCCTCCCAATGGCGGCGTCAAGCTCGCCTGTTAACCCGGGAGGGACACCAATACTTTGCCCGGGGCAACTACCAAAAAGCCTTAGAGTTGTGGCAAGAAGCGGAACGACTGTATCGCCAGTTGGGCGATCGTGACGGGATCGTAGGAAGCCAGATCAACCAAAGTGTAGTTTTCCAAACCCAAGGTCAATATCGTCGTGCTTGTAAAGTATTAGTTGGGATTCTCCCGATTGAGGGGGGCGATCTTTTGTGTGAAGCCCAAACAGAGGATGGGTTCGAGTTGGCTTGTACGGAGTCGCACTGCGGTCTTTCCACGGCAATCGAGAAGCTCGCCTTACAGAATTTGGGGGAAATCTTGCGCGAGATCGGCAAATTGAAAGCATCGGAAACGGTGTTGCAACAAGCCCTGAAACTGGCGAGATCGTGGAGCTCGGGTCGGGAGATCGCTATTATCGAACTGAGCTTGGCGAACACCCAACGAGCGCGATACAATCGCCAGCGCAGTTTTTACGACCGTACCGAACAATCCAGCGATCGCATCAAAGCGATCGAATTGGGTAAGGGAACCCTGGAGCGTTATCGCCGTATAGGACGAAGGGAGAATGAGTGGGAAAGTGCCAACGGCACCCGCTCTCAAGCGCTGTTCAATGCCTTGAGTTTGCTCGTCGAGATCGCCGAGTGGTTGAAGGAGGAAGGTGCCGGACAGGATGACAATGCGATCCTGACTCAGGAGTGGCGCCAGCTCGACGCTCAAATCGAACCGACCGTGGAGCAGTTAGTCGCCGATCCGTTATTATTTTCCGGCTTATCGGCGATTGAGGAAATCTACGCGCGGCTCAATTTTGCCCATACTTTAATGCAATGGGGCGATCGCCAATACAGTCGCGAGGCGATCGCCCAAATCGAGTTAGCTCTGGGCGCATCTCGCCAATTGAACCATACTCAGACCGAGATTTATGCCTCCGGTCTGATGGGGATGTTCTACCAGAAACACAGTAACTTGAATCTCGCCCGAGAATGGACCGAACGAGCGGTGGTACTGTCGGAAGCGATCGCCGCTCCAGAACTGAGCTATCGCTGGCAACAACAGTTAGGAAATATCGCCTACAGTCTCGGAGAAATTCCCATGGCGATCGCCGCTTACGAAATGGCAGTCGAACAAGTAGAGCAAGTTCGCCAAGATTTACTTTCCCTAGAAAGAGAAGTACAGTTTTCTTTTCAAGAAACCGTCCGAGATATTTATGAAGACTATATTTTTGTCCTTTTGAAATGGGAACCCTTTGAAGATCGACTCGCAACCGTGGCTCAACTCATCGATCGCTTCGGGTTGGCCGAATTAGAAAATTTTCTCGGTTGTGATTTATCGATCGAAAGTCAGCCCGACTCCGACCTCCAAGACAACCCTGCAGCCATTCTGTACGCGATCGTCTTAGAAAAGTACAATTCGATCGCGATCGTAGTCAAGGTTCCCGATGCTTCCGAACGGCAATTTTACTATTACTCAGTCCCATGGCAGGCGGTCAAACGACAAATTAAATCTTTAAATTTTTTTATAGAAGAGTATTCACTGAATCCTCGTATTAACCAAGAACAAATCGCTAAAGCCGCTCGCGAACTCTACCAACTTTTAATTCAACCCACTCGCGATCTCTTGCCCGATTCGGGAACTTTAGTGTTTGTTACTGACAGTTTGCTACAAACTATTCCGATGGCCATGTTGCAAGACGAACAAGGCCAATATTTAATTGAAAAATATAGCTTGGCGTTTAGTTTGCGATCGCAGCTCGACTCGAATCCGCCCCCAACTTCGTCCGAACCCCGGGGTTTATTGGCAGGAGTTAGAAACGGTCCGAGTTTTGGAACGAACTTCGACGAACTCCCGGCGGTAAAGAGAGAATTACAGGAAGTACAAGCAGAAATCGGCGACAGCAAGATTCTTTTGGACGAAGACTTTACCCGCGATGCTTTTGAAAAACAAATCAATCACGCCGATTTTTCGATCGTTCACATTGCCACTCACGGTGAATTCAGTTCGGATCCTCAAAAGACCTTTATTCTCGCCTTCGACGACCCGATTAACGTCCGTCAATTCGATCGCTTCGTCCGACGCCGGATCGAAAGTAGTCTTTTTCCGATCGATTTACTGGTCTTGAGTGCCTGTGAAACGGCGAAATCTGACCGTCGCGGCGGTTTGGGTCTAGCCGGGGTCGCGGTTCAAGCCGGGGCGCGCAGTACCTTAGCCAGTTTGTGGAAGGTCGCCGACGGTTCGACGGCGTTATTCATGCGCGAGTTTTACCGCCATTGGCGCCAGTCAAACCTCACGAAAGCGGAGGCGTTGCGTCAGACTCAACTAACGTTTTTACACGATCCCCAATATCGCGACCAAAACTATCATTTACCTTACTATTGGGCGGCATTTATTCTCGCGGGAGACTGGCATTGA
- the hcp gene encoding hydroxylamine reductase, translating into MYCTQCEQTSRGEGCYQWGACGKSPELDALQDLLIHSLRGLGQVAIAARDYGIIDRDADRFSCETLFATLTNVNFDPQSFVNYIDRAIALRDGLKQQLQAIAPQATIPEGAATFQPATGLDELIQQGRDLEYEFISKAAIDVDIFSLKLTVLYGLKGIAAYAYHARELSQEDDRVYAFCHEALAALDRNDLTLDDWVDLALKLGEINLRTMELLDAGNTGTYGHPVPTAVPLGPRVGKAILVSGHDLKALEHLLQQTEATGISIYTHGEMLPAHGYPGLKQKYPHLYGHYGTAWQNQTKEFAAFPGPILMTTNCLMPPHESYKNRVYTLGPVGWPDLPHIKNDDFAALIAIAQNLPGFTETGDSRQVMTGFARNAVLSVAGEVVEAVKQGKIRHFFLVGGCDGAKPTRNYYTELVEKVPSDCVVLTLACGKFRFFDKDLGEIGGIPRLMDVGQCNDAYSALQIALGLANAFGVEVNQLPLSMILSWYEQKAVAILLTLLYLGIENIRLGPTLPAFISPNVFGLLSKKYGLKAISTPDEDLAACLELTV; encoded by the coding sequence ATGTATTGTACCCAATGCGAACAAACCAGCCGAGGCGAAGGATGTTATCAGTGGGGCGCCTGTGGGAAAAGCCCCGAACTCGACGCCTTACAAGACTTATTAATTCATAGTTTACGCGGATTGGGACAGGTGGCGATCGCCGCCCGCGACTACGGTATCATCGATCGCGACGCCGACCGCTTCAGTTGCGAAACCCTATTCGCCACCTTAACGAACGTCAATTTCGACCCGCAAAGCTTCGTCAATTATATCGATCGCGCGATCGCCTTGAGAGACGGCTTAAAACAGCAGTTACAGGCGATCGCCCCCCAAGCGACGATTCCCGAAGGCGCCGCCACTTTCCAACCCGCCACCGGACTCGACGAGTTAATCCAACAAGGACGAGACCTCGAATACGAATTTATCTCCAAAGCGGCGATCGACGTCGATATCTTCTCCTTAAAATTAACCGTCCTCTACGGACTCAAAGGGATCGCCGCCTACGCCTACCACGCCCGAGAATTATCCCAAGAAGACGATCGCGTTTACGCCTTCTGTCACGAAGCCTTAGCCGCCCTCGACCGCAACGATCTAACCTTGGACGATTGGGTCGATCTCGCCCTCAAACTCGGCGAAATTAACCTGCGGACCATGGAACTCCTCGACGCGGGCAATACCGGAACCTACGGTCATCCCGTCCCCACCGCCGTTCCCCTCGGTCCGCGCGTCGGTAAAGCGATTTTAGTCTCCGGTCACGACCTCAAAGCCCTGGAACACTTGTTACAACAAACCGAAGCAACGGGCATCTCGATCTACACCCACGGCGAAATGCTGCCCGCCCACGGTTATCCCGGTTTGAAACAAAAATACCCGCACCTGTACGGTCACTACGGGACGGCGTGGCAGAATCAAACCAAAGAATTCGCCGCCTTTCCCGGTCCGATTCTGATGACCACCAACTGTTTGATGCCCCCTCACGAGAGTTATAAAAATCGAGTCTATACTCTCGGTCCGGTGGGGTGGCCCGACTTGCCTCATATCAAAAATGACGATTTCGCGGCGTTAATTGCGATCGCCCAAAATTTACCCGGCTTTACCGAAACGGGCGATTCCCGTCAAGTGATGACTGGATTTGCGCGCAATGCAGTCTTAAGCGTGGCGGGAGAAGTCGTCGAAGCAGTCAAACAAGGTAAAATCCGTCATTTCTTCCTCGTCGGCGGTTGCGACGGGGCCAAACCGACCCGCAATTACTACACGGAATTAGTCGAAAAAGTGCCGTCCGATTGCGTAGTTTTGACCTTAGCTTGCGGAAAATTCCGCTTTTTCGACAAAGACCTCGGCGAGATCGGCGGCATTCCGCGACTGATGGACGTGGGACAGTGTAACGATGCCTATTCGGCCCTGCAGATTGCCTTGGGATTGGCGAATGCCTTCGGGGTCGAGGTCAATCAGTTGCCGTTGTCGATGATTCTCTCGTGGTACGAACAAAAAGCGGTGGCGATTTTGCTGACCTTGTTATATCTCGGCATCGAAAATATCCGCTTGGGTCCGACGTTGCCCGCATTTATTTCGCCGAATGTGTTTGGGTTGTTATCGAAAAAATATGGCCTCAAAGCAATTTCGACGCCGGATGAAGATTTGGCCGCTTGTTTGGAATTGACGGTATAG
- a CDS encoding Crp/Fnr family transcriptional regulator, whose product MKPAESSLAELVQFLATTQLFEGLPLEDIEALAAIAVQKMYRKGEILFWEGDRGIGFFVLIRGRVKVFKQSAEGKEQILGIFATGEHFAEVPAFDGQAFPASSATLEQTHVLFFPRVAFFQLMQDRPTLAMNLLSVFARKLRRFSRAIESLSLKEVPQRLAAYLLYLNESSGDRATMELDITKGQLAAFLGTIPETLSRVFARLVAEGAIAIDGSTITLLNRDRLIALAEGRVKLKS is encoded by the coding sequence ATGAAACCCGCCGAATCTTCTCTTGCCGAACTCGTCCAATTTTTGGCGACCACCCAACTTTTTGAGGGTCTTCCTCTCGAAGACATCGAAGCGTTAGCGGCGATCGCGGTTCAAAAAATGTATCGCAAAGGTGAGATTTTATTTTGGGAAGGCGATCGTGGGATTGGCTTTTTTGTTTTAATTCGAGGTCGGGTTAAGGTTTTTAAACAATCGGCGGAAGGCAAAGAACAAATTTTAGGCATTTTTGCGACCGGGGAGCATTTCGCCGAAGTTCCCGCCTTTGACGGCCAAGCTTTTCCGGCTTCGTCGGCGACGTTGGAGCAAACTCACGTTTTATTTTTTCCGAGGGTTGCGTTTTTTCAGTTAATGCAAGATCGACCGACGTTAGCGATGAATTTGTTATCGGTTTTTGCTCGAAAGCTGCGCCGTTTTAGCCGCGCGATCGAGAGTTTATCGTTAAAAGAAGTTCCGCAACGGTTGGCGGCGTATTTACTTTATTTAAATGAGTCGTCGGGCGATCGCGCTACGATGGAGTTGGATATTACCAAAGGACAATTAGCCGCTTTTTTAGGCACGATTCCGGAAACGCTTTCCCGGGTTTTCGCCCGTTTGGTCGCCGAAGGGGCGATCGCGATCGACGGTTCGACGATTACCTTGTTAAATCGAGATAGGTTAATCGCTCTGGCTGAGGGTCGGGTTAAACTTAAAAGTTAA